Proteins encoded in a region of the Triticum dicoccoides isolate Atlit2015 ecotype Zavitan chromosome 3A, WEW_v2.0, whole genome shotgun sequence genome:
- the LOC119267286 gene encoding protein GIGANTEA-like has protein sequence MSVSNGKWIDGLQFSSLFWPPPHDVQQKQAQILAYVEYFGQFTSDSEQFPEDVAQLIQSCYPSKEKRLVDEVLATFVLHHPEHGHAVVHPILSRIIDGTLSYDSHGSPFNSFISLFTQSSEKEYSEQWALACGEILRVLTHYNRPIFKVADCNNRSDQATASCSAQEKANYSPGNEPERKPLRPLSPWITDILLTAPLGIRSDYFRWCGGVMGKYAAGGELKPPTTAYSRGAGKHPQLMPSTPRWAVANGAGVILSVCDEEVARYETANLTAAAVPALLLPPPTTPLDEHLVAGLPPLEPYARLFHRYYAIATPSATQRLLFGLLEAPPSWAPDALDAAVQLVELLRAAEDYATGMRLPKNWLHLHFLRAIGTAMSMRAGIAADTAAALLFRILSQPTLLFPPLRHAEGVEVQHEPLGGYVSSYKRQLEVPASETTIDATAQGIASLLCAHGPDVEWRICTIWEAAYGLLPLNSSAVDLPEIVVAAPLQPPTLSWSLYLPLLKVFEYLPRGSPSEACLMRIFVATVEAILRRTFPSETSESSKRPRSQSKNLAVAELRTMIHSLFVESCASMNLASRLLFVVLTVCVSHQALPGGSKRPTGSENHSSEEATEDPRLTNGRNRVKKKQGPVGTFDSYVLAAVCALSCELQLFPILCKSATNSNVKDSIKILKPGKNNGISNELQNSVSSAILHTRRILGILEALFSLKPSSVGTSWNYSSNEIVAAAMVAAHVSELFRRSRPCLNALSSLKRCKWDAEISTRASSLYHLIDLHGKTVSSIVNKAEPLEAHLTFTSVKRDDQQHIEENGTSSSGSGNLEKKNGSASHMKNGLSRPLLKCSEEARRNGNVASTSGKVPATLQAEASDLANFLTMDRNGGYRGSQTLLRSVISEKQELCFSVVSLLWHKLIASPETQMSAESTSAHQGWRKVVDALCDVVSASPAKASTAIVLQAEKDLQPWIARDDEEGQKMWRVNQRIVKLIAELMRNHDSPEALIILASASDLLLRATDGMLVDGEACTLPQLELLEVTARAIHLIVEWGDPGVAVADGLSNLLKCRLSPTIRCLSHASAHVRALSMSVLRDILNSGPLGSTKIIQGEQRNGIQSPNYQCTAANTVNWQADVERCIDWEARSRRATGMTLAFLTAAANELGCPLPC, from the exons ATGTCAGTGTCAAATGGGAAGTGGATTGATGGGCTCCAGTTCTCATCACTGTTCTGGCCCCCGCCACACGATGTGCAGCAGAAACAG GCACAAATTTTAGCCTATGTTGAGTACTTTGGTCAGTTCACATCTGACAGCGAGCAATTCCCGGAGGATGTAGCTcag CTAATTCAAAGTTGCTATCCATCAAAAGAAAAGCGGTTGGTAGATGAAGTATTAG caacttttgttctccatcaccCTGAGCATGGTCATGCAGTTGTACATCCAATTCTTTCACGCATCATAGATGGGACACTGAGTTATGATAGTCATGGTTCCCCATTCAATTCCTTCATCTCTTTATTTACCCAAAGTTCTGAG AAAGAGTACTCAGAGCAGTGGGCCTTGGCCTGTGGagaaattcttagagttctaactcACTACAACAGGCCAATCTTTAAAGTTGCAGACTGTAACAACAGATCTGACCAGGCCACAGCAAGTTGTTCTGCACAGGAGAAAGCTAATTACTCTCCAGGAAATGAACCCGAACGGAAGCCATTGAGGCCATTATCTCCTTGGATCACAGATATTTTGCTAACTGCACCTTTGGGCATTAGAAGCGACTATTTTAGATG GTGTGGTGGAGTTATGGGAAAATACGCAGCTGGTGGAGAATTGAAGCCTCCAACAACTG CTTACAGCCGAGGAGCTGGCAAGCACCCACAACTCATGCCATCCACCCCAAGATGGGCTGTTGCCAATGGAGCTGGAGTTATTTTAAGTGTCTGTGATGAGGAAGTAGCTCGTTATGAGACAGCAAACTTAACCGCGGCAGCTGTTCCCGCCCTTCTGCTACCTCCACCGACAACACCCTTGGATGAGCATTTGGTGGCAGGGCTACCCCCTCTCGAACCATACGCTCGCTTGTTTCATAG ATACTACGCAATTGCCACACCAAGTGCTACGCAAAGATTGCTTTTTGGTCTTCTTGAAGCACCACCGTCATGGGCTCCAGATGCACTTGATGCAGCAGTTCAGCTTGTTGAACTCCTTCGGGCAGCTGAAGATTATGCTACTGGCATGCGG CTTCCAAAAAATTGGTTGCATCTTCATTTCTTGCGTGCGATTGGAACTGCAATGTCTATGAGGGCTGGTATTGCTGCTGATACAGCTGCTGCGTTGCTTTTTCGCATACTATCCCAACCAACGTTGCTTTTTCCTCCACTAAGGCATGCTGAAGGAGTTGAAGTGCAACATGAACCACTGGGTGGCTATGTATCATCATACAAAAGACAG CTGGAAGTTCCTGCATCTGAAACCACAATTGATGCCACTGCACAAGGCATTGCTTCCTTGCTGTGTGCTCATGGTCCTGATGTTGAGTGGAGAATATGTACCATCTGGGAAGCTGCCTATGGTTTGTTACCTCTGAATTCATCAGCAGTTGATTTACCCGAAATCGTTGTAGCTGCTCCGCTTCAGCCACCTACTTTGTCATGGAGCCTATACTTGCCACTGTTGAAAGTATTTGAGTATCTACCTCGTGGAAGTCCATCTGAAGCATGCCTTATGAGAATATTTGTGGCAACAGTTGAAGCTATACTCAGAAGAACTTTCCCTTCAGAAACCTCTGAATCATCTAAAAGACCAAGAAGTCAATCCAAGAACCTTGCTGTTGCTGAACTCCGTACGATGATACATTCACTCTTTGTTGAATCATGTGCTTCAATGAACCTTGCTTCCCGGTTGTTGTTTGTAGTATTAACTGTTTGCGTCAGTCATCAAGCTTTGCCAGGGGGCAGCAAAAGACCAACTGGTAGTGAAAACCATTCTTCTGAGGAGGCCACTGAGGACCCAAGATTAACCAATGGAAGAAATAGGGTCAAGAAGAAACAAGGGCCTGTTGGTACATTTGACTCGTATGTGCTGGCCGCTGTTTGTGCCTTATCTTGTGAGCTTCAGCTGTTCCCTATCCTTTGCAAGAGCGCAACAAACTCAAATGTAAAAGACTCTATAAAGATCCTGAAGCCTGGAAAAAACAATGGGATCAGTAATGAGCTACAGAACAGCGTTAGCTCAGCAATTCTCCATACTCGTAGAATTCTTGGCATCCTGGAAGCTCTTTTCTCCTTGAAGCCATCATCAGTTGGTACCTCCTGGAACTATAGTTCAAATGAGATAGTTGCAGCGGCTATGGTTGCCGCTCATGTTTCTGAGTTATTTCGCCGGTCGAGGCCATGCCTAAATGCACTATCTTCACTGAAGCGATGTAAGTGGGATGCTGAGATTTCTACCAGGGCATCATCCCTCTACCATTTGATCGACTTGCATGGTAAAACTGTGTCCTCCATCGTGAACAAAGCTGAGCCTCTAGAAGCTCACCTGACTTTTACATCAGTAAAGAGAGATGATCAACAACACATTGAGGAAAATGGCACCAGCTCATCGGGTAGTGGCAACTTGGAAAAGAAGAATGGTTCAGCCTCACACATGAAAAATGGTTTGTCAAGACCACTCTTGAAATGCTCAGAAGAGGCTAGGCGAAATGGTAATGTTGCAAGTACATCCGGGAAAGTTCCTGCAACTTTACAGGCTGAAGCTTCTGATTTGGCGAACTTCCTTACCATGGATAGGAATGGGGGTTATCGAGGCTCTCAGACTCTCCTAAGATCTGTTATCTCAGAAAAACAGGAACTATGCTTCTCTGTTGTCTCATTGCTCTGGCATAAGCTTATTGCATCTCCTGAAACGCAGATGTCTGCAGAAAGTACATCAGCTCATCAAGGTTGGAGAAAG GTTGTAGATGCTCTTTGTGATGTTGTTTCAGCCTCACCAGCCAAGGCTTCAACTGCTATTGTTCTGCAG GCTGAGAAGGACCTACAGCCCTGGATTGCTCGAGATGACGAGGAAGGTCAGAAGATGTGGAGAGTCAACCAGCGAATAGTTAAACTGATAGCTGAGCTTATGAGGAACCATGATAGCCCAGAAGCATTGATAATTCTTGCTAGTGCTTCAGACCTTCTGCTTCGTGCTACAGATGGGATGCTTGTCGACGGTGAAGCTTGTACCTTGCCTCAGTTAGAG CTCCTGGAAGTAACTGCTAGAGCTATTCATCTCATCGTTGAATGGGGAGACCCAGGCGTAGCAGTTGCTGATGGCCTCTCAAATCTGTTAAAG TGCCGTCTATCACCTACCATCCGCTGCCTCTCCCACGCCAGCGCACATGTACGAGCGCTCAGCATGTCCGTCCTCCGTGACATCTTGAACAGTGGACCACTAGGTTCCACTAAGatcattcaaggcgagcaacggaacGGCATCCAAAGCCCAAACTACCAATGCACGGCAGCAAACACGGTGAACTGGCAAGCGGATGTCGAGAGATGTATAGACTGGGAAGCCCGCAGCCGCCGCGCCACCGGGATGACCCTCGCCTTCCTCACCGCTGCGGCTAACGAGCTCGGCTGCCCCCTTCCTTGCTGA